The Oceaniferula marina sequence GGTTGAGTCAACCAACTCCTTGTACTTTTGGAACCCTTTTGCCTTCGGGTCATTATCCCAAGGCCAGGATGCCTTGCGGAGTTCGGCTTTCACTTCGTGAATAAAGGTGGCGATTTTCCTGAACATGCTACTCTGATGGATGCTTTTGCCGGCAAGTTTGATCCTTTGCCGGTTCGGCTGCTGAATTTTTGGGGATTCTGATGTGATGTAAAAAGCTGGCAGGGAAGACAGGACTCGAACCTGCAACTTTCGGTTTTGGAAACCGACGCTCTACCAATTGAACTACTTCCCTGTGGTGCTTTGCTTTTGCTGTGTCTGCCGTTTTCGATTTCGCCTCTGTAGAAACTCTATCTTAAACGTATCGACACTTTCTTTTTGAGGCGATTGAAGGGCACCCGGTCTCAGACCGAGTGCCCCTGAAAACCAGCCTCACGGCAATCTCGATGAAGAGTTCGCCGTTTGGACTAAATTGAATTAGTCGAGGATGTCGGCCACACGACCAGCACCAACGGTGCGGCCACCTTCGCGGATAGCGAAGCGCATGGCTTTTTCCATAGCGATCGGAGTGATGAGCTCGACTTCAAGAGAAATGTTGTCACCAGGCATCACCATCTCAACGCCTTCAGGAAGCTTGATGCTACCAGTCACGTCTGTCGTACGGAAATAGAACTGAGGACGGTAGTTGCTGAAGAATGGTGTGTGGCGGCCACCTTCATCCTTGCTCAGGACGTAGATTTCACCAGTGAACTTGGTGTGTGGGGTCACAGAACCCTTCTTGGCGATCACCTGACCACGCTCAAGGTCGTCTTTCTTAAGACCACGCATGAGGAGACCAACGTTGTCACCTGCACGACCTTCGTCGAGAAGCTTACGGAACATTTCGATGTCGGTAACGGTGGTGGTTTGAGTTGGGCGGATACCCACGATCTCAACCTCTTCCATCTTCTTAACGATACCACGCTCAACACGTCCGGTAGCAACGGTTCCACGACCTTCGATCGAGAACACGTCCTCGATAGGCATGAGGAAGTCTTGGTCGACTGGGCGCTCTGGCTCAGGAATGTAGCTGTCAACAGCTTCCATGAGCTTAAGGATGTTTGCTTTCTGGTCTTCGTCACCTTCAGCAGCCTTAAGAGCGGAACCAGCGATGATTGGAATTTCATCACCAGGGAATTCGTAGTCGCTAAGAAGCTCACGAATCTCCATCTCAACGAGCTCAAGAAGCTCTTCGTCGTCAACCTGGTCGGTTTTGTTCATGAAAACAACCAGCGCAGGAACACCCACCTGACGAGCAAGCAGGATGTGCTCACGAGTCTGAGGCATCGGGCCGTCAGCAGCGGAACACACAAGAATGGCTCCGTCCATCTGAGCAGCACCGGTGATCATGTTCTTCACATAGTCGGCGTGACCAGGGCAGTCCACGTGTGCGTAGTGACGGTTTGCCGTCTCATACTCAACGTGTGCTGTAGAAATTGTAATACCACGCTCACGCTCTTCAGGTGCAGCGTCGATTTCGTCGTATGCTTTTGCTTCACCTCCTTGCTGCTCAGCAAGAACATTGGTGATAACTGCAGTCAGAGTAGTTTTACCGTGGTCAACGTGACCAATGGTGCCGACGTTTACGTGCGGCTTATTCCTTTCAAATGCTTCTTTAGCCATGATTTTGTGTTTGGTTGATTCCCTTACGGGTTGCTGGTTTTTCTTGTTGGGCGGCCCCGGCTTTATGAAAGCTGAAACCTGAGGTTGTTTATTCTCCGGGCTGGAGCTCTTGAGCGGATTTGAACCGCCGACCTCGTCCTTACCAAGGACGCGCTCTACCCCTGAGCTACAAGAGCTTTACGCTCGACTCTCTTCCCCTCGAAACCCATTCGATCCCCTCGCGACCCACACGCCGAAACGCATGGAAAATCAAGGAGCTCGCACGACTTACCGTGGGAAAGCGGGCGGCAAACTAGCAGAGAACGCACGTCTGTCAAAAAAAAACTCTCCCTATTTCATTTTTTTTTGCCAAATATTCGAAATATCGTGAAGCCCAACCTATCAGTAAAGAGATGCTAATAATTAGTATTAATTAACAAAGGGCCGGGAGACCTTGTTTATACCAAGTTAGATCGAGCCGTTGATTCCAACACCTAGCAGATCCGCACCACCGCTGGCCTCACCCGCCCACCCCCGCCGTTTTCTGTGACATCATTACCGTACAATCGAATTCAGAGCCCTAAATTCAGAGCCCAATTGCCCCGGGGCGTCGAGAGGTTTACCCATCCGCGCGAGGATCGAGCCAGCAGACTAAGATTTCAAAAACAACCGTTCTATTTTTGCCATCTCCCGGGCTTTCTGCTTGAGTGAGCTCATGGCCTTGATTCTTGCTGATATCACAACCAATACAGAACTCGACCTTTTACCCATCCTAATCGGCATGCTCGGAGGGCTCGCACTCTTCCTCTTTGGAATGGAGCAAATGTCGACGGCTTTGAAAGCCATCGCCGGAGACGGGCTGCGTAAAATCCTGGCCAAGCTCACCACGAACCGATTCACGGGAGCCGCGGCAGGAGCGATTGTCACTTCAATCATCCAGTCATCTTCAGTTACCACGGTGCTGGTCGTCGGCTTTATTTCAGCCGGGTTGATGAACTTCAGCCAATCCATCGGCATCATCATGGGAGCCAATGTGGGCACAACGATGACGGCTCAAATCATCGCCTTTAAAGTAACCAAGTATGCACTTCTTCTGATTGGCACCGGATTCTCCCTTTCCTTTTTCTTCAAAAATGAACGCCTCAAACATTACGGGAATATGATCATGGGGCTGGGCCTGATCTTTTATGGTATGCAGCTCATGGGTGACAGCACAGCCCCCCTGCAAACCTTCGCCCCCTTCATTGATTTTATGAAGAACATGGACTCGCCCTTGATGGGTATCGCATTTGGAGCCCTGTTCACAGCCTTGGTCCAAAGCTCTTCAGCAACGACCGGTATTGTCATCGTTCTCGCGACACAAGGGTTCTTATCCCTGGATGCCGGCATAGCTCTGATTTTCGGTGCCAATATCGGGACCTGCTTCACCGCCTGGCTTGCCTCTCTCGGTAAGTCCATAGAAGCCAAACGGGCAGTCGCCGTCCACATCATCTTCAACATCGCAGGCGTCGTCCTCTGGTTCTTCTTCATCCCCCAACTGGCCGAAGTCGTGCGAAACATCTCACCCCAGGCCGCAGCACTGGAAAAAACCGCTCGCCTCGCCGCAGAGACACCACGTCAAATTGCCAACGCCCACACGATTTTCAATGTAACCAACACCTTCGTCTTCATTTGGCTCGTCCACCCCCTCGCCCGCTTCATCCTGCGCCTGATCCCTGACGCCCCGGCCTCGCCCGATAAGCAAGATAAAACCTATGAACCCAAGTATCTCGATGAAAGCCAGCTACAAACCCCCGCCCTTGCTCTGGAATCCATCCGACTCGAGCTCATCCGCATGGGGAGTTCCACCCTGAATATCACCCACAAGGCAATCGACACCGTGATCCGGGGAGATGAACAGGCAATGAAGAACCTGCGGGATATGGACAATATCGTCGATAGCCTCCATGCCGCCATTCTGAGCTACCTCGGCAAACTCTCATCCCAAGCACTCGATGAAAAACAAGCTGCCGCGATGCATCGCTACCTCTCGGCAGCCAATTACCTCGAAAACATCGGCGACATGGTCGAAACCAATCTGGTCGAGGCCGGCTACGACCGACTCGAAACCGGACTACAAATCA is a genomic window containing:
- the secE gene encoding preprotein translocase subunit SecE; translated protein: MFRKIATFIHEVKAELRKASWPWDNDPKAKGFQKYKELVDSTIVVLVAMILLAGYVSLFDVISTKLLGLLTSIGQ
- the tuf gene encoding elongation factor Tu — its product is MAKEAFERNKPHVNVGTIGHVDHGKTTLTAVITNVLAEQQGGEAKAYDEIDAAPEERERGITISTAHVEYETANRHYAHVDCPGHADYVKNMITGAAQMDGAILVCSAADGPMPQTREHILLARQVGVPALVVFMNKTDQVDDEELLELVEMEIRELLSDYEFPGDEIPIIAGSALKAAEGDEDQKANILKLMEAVDSYIPEPERPVDQDFLMPIEDVFSIEGRGTVATGRVERGIVKKMEEVEIVGIRPTQTTTVTDIEMFRKLLDEGRAGDNVGLLMRGLKKDDLERGQVIAKKGSVTPHTKFTGEIYVLSKDEGGRHTPFFSNYRPQFYFRTTDVTGSIKLPEGVEMVMPGDNISLEVELITPIAMEKAMRFAIREGGRTVGAGRVADILD
- a CDS encoding Na/Pi cotransporter family protein — protein: MALILADITTNTELDLLPILIGMLGGLALFLFGMEQMSTALKAIAGDGLRKILAKLTTNRFTGAAAGAIVTSIIQSSSVTTVLVVGFISAGLMNFSQSIGIIMGANVGTTMTAQIIAFKVTKYALLLIGTGFSLSFFFKNERLKHYGNMIMGLGLIFYGMQLMGDSTAPLQTFAPFIDFMKNMDSPLMGIAFGALFTALVQSSSATTGIVIVLATQGFLSLDAGIALIFGANIGTCFTAWLASLGKSIEAKRAVAVHIIFNIAGVVLWFFFIPQLAEVVRNISPQAAALEKTARLAAETPRQIANAHTIFNVTNTFVFIWLVHPLARFILRLIPDAPASPDKQDKTYEPKYLDESQLQTPALALESIRLELIRMGSSTLNITHKAIDTVIRGDEQAMKNLRDMDNIVDSLHAAILSYLGKLSSQALDEKQAAAMHRYLSAANYLENIGDMVETNLVEAGYDRLETGLQISQATQDVLAHFHTEVSESVKQAIDALVDNDHHIASEVIHAKPHISHLANEAEKHLSRRLTAKEPQRVVAFHLESEIIEHLKRMYYFAKRIAKLVDTE